A window of the Acidovorax sp. YS12 genome harbors these coding sequences:
- the gloA gene encoding lactoylglutathione lyase, with protein sequence MKFLHTMLRVGNLQRSIDFYTQVLGMQLLRQSENPEYKYSLAFLGFEGGNPGQAEIELTYNWGVESYDHGNAYGHIALGVPDAYAACEKIKAAGGKVTREAGPVKGGTTVIAFVTDPDGYKIELIQRAENATGSGLR encoded by the coding sequence ATGAAATTCCTCCACACGATGCTGCGCGTTGGCAACCTCCAGCGCTCGATTGACTTCTACACCCAGGTGCTGGGCATGCAGTTGCTGCGCCAGTCCGAGAACCCCGAATACAAATACTCGCTGGCCTTCCTCGGCTTCGAGGGCGGCAACCCCGGCCAGGCCGAGATCGAGCTGACCTACAACTGGGGCGTGGAGAGCTACGACCACGGCAACGCCTACGGCCACATCGCCCTGGGCGTGCCCGATGCGTACGCGGCCTGCGAGAAGATCAAGGCCGCCGGCGGCAAGGTGACGCGCGAGGCCGGGCCGGTGAAGGGCGGCACGACGGTGATCGCGTTCGTGACGGATCCGGACGGGTACAAGATCGAGCTGATCCAGCGGGCAGAGAACGCCACGGGCAGCGGCCTGCGTTGA
- a CDS encoding AraC family transcriptional regulator, with translation MPAVHEAGFIDAAGLARIPGFISNLGGNPHEVLRHCGIDASLFACAPAVHRQRLLPLSKAVTLLSLAAMHVGCPHLGLSLGMHLEHALLGPISLLMLHAPTVKASCEYLDRFLHLRAAGVRVHLSVAQDVASFSFELETPYGPDSDHIHDLSMASFVSFMKLACGSAWRPETALLARSKPADEAPYRDLFGPMVRYEQSCSTLTFPASWLSQPVVSANPEIEQAMRECMLRLDAQHRGDVAGQIRRVLPSLLPSGNCTIERVSDLFAMHRRTLHRKLAQQGTTFEKLLDEARSDIAQRTLRLTDQSVKEVASLLGYRDVSAFSRAFCRWTGQRPAEWRVDSHRGASSLHNRRDEIPPHDAARWQPPALD, from the coding sequence ATGCCAGCAGTTCACGAAGCCGGATTCATCGACGCAGCCGGCCTGGCCCGCATCCCGGGATTCATTTCAAACCTGGGCGGCAATCCCCACGAAGTGCTCCGGCATTGCGGCATCGACGCCAGCCTGTTTGCTTGCGCCCCAGCCGTCCATCGCCAGCGTCTGTTGCCGCTGAGCAAGGCGGTCACCTTGCTTTCGCTGGCTGCAATGCATGTTGGCTGCCCGCATTTGGGCCTGTCGCTCGGCATGCATCTTGAGCATGCACTGCTCGGCCCCATCAGCTTGTTGATGCTGCACGCCCCCACGGTCAAGGCATCGTGTGAATACCTCGACCGCTTCCTGCATCTGCGCGCGGCGGGCGTGCGCGTGCATCTTTCCGTGGCCCAGGACGTCGCCAGCTTCAGCTTCGAGCTTGAAACCCCTTACGGCCCGGACAGCGATCACATACACGACTTGTCCATGGCCAGCTTCGTCAGTTTCATGAAGCTGGCGTGCGGGAGCGCATGGCGCCCTGAGACCGCACTGCTCGCCCGCAGCAAACCCGCTGATGAAGCGCCCTACCGGGATCTGTTCGGCCCCATGGTGCGCTACGAACAATCATGCAGCACGCTCACCTTCCCTGCCAGTTGGCTCAGCCAGCCCGTCGTGAGCGCCAATCCGGAGATCGAACAGGCCATGCGGGAGTGCATGCTGCGGCTGGATGCGCAGCATCGGGGCGACGTGGCAGGCCAGATCCGGCGGGTGCTGCCTTCATTGCTGCCATCGGGGAACTGCACGATCGAACGGGTGTCCGACCTCTTCGCCATGCACCGGCGCACGCTGCATCGGAAACTGGCGCAGCAGGGCACCACTTTCGAGAAGCTGCTGGATGAAGCGCGCAGCGACATCGCGCAGCGCACACTTCGGCTTACCGATCAATCCGTCAAGGAAGTGGCCTCGCTGCTGGGCTATCGAGACGTATCCGCCTTCTCCAGGGCCTTTTGCAGATGGACCGGGCAGAGGCCAGCCGAATGGAGAGTCGATTCACACAGGGGCGCCTCATCCCTGCACAATCGAAGGGATGAAATTCCTCCACACGATGCTGCGCGTTGGCAACCTCCAGCGCTCGATTGA
- a CDS encoding molybdopterin-dependent oxidoreductase: MRRREFLAGSGAGMLALSLPSLAPGAQQMERLLENAFKPGAAPTYAVWEDLYRMNWTWDRTAFGSHLNICWPVGSCLFHVYVRNGIVWREEQAARTKACNPDYPDYNPMGCQKGAAFNNNLYGDERVLYPLKRAGERGEGKWQRIGWDQALEEIADAILDAHQTDGTDGFVLDAPHHHCGSIGWAGSMRLNYLLDGVQPDVNIDIGDVYMGALQTFGKMQAGYSADNLMDAQLIFMMCSNWSYTYPSGYHFLTEARYKGAEVVVIAPDYNPTMPAADIHVPVKVGADAAFWLGCCHVMIEEGLVHRDFVCEQTDMPLLVRDDTGKFLSAQEVDGGRADQFYHLDAATQRPRPASRATLALDYTAQLEGAVELTLKDGRRVGVRPVFDRLKTQLARDYTPELAARKSGVPASLIKELGRKIATRRTCTYIGFTVGKHYHGDLMERAHHLAMAFSGNWGKPGTGFSISTTPEEHITYLVAMSKPVRQGGIEEVEEMEQIALQGLLKTDPHTNDELAGLTTAEDSTKLMGFVTPSLWLYNHVGYKSLYDHPSVADPITKKVYGDYLKDAVDKGWWVKDSLRPAEGKTPRVLMLINHNPLRRKRAGMKMYPEHLFPKLKMIFTLEARMSTSAVFCDIVLPCAWYYEKHEMTNGTSGNPFYTFVDRAVAPPGECKEEWTIMALLTKKLGERAKARGMAEYTDQFGMKHRYDALYDDFTMKGHLVTNEDCLKEQILVFEHFGVMPKGYTYDQFRKEGQVRIHGLGGRPLLAAANEFDPAKPFYSFAWHVDKKKIFPTHTRRAQFYLDHDWYMEAQEALPVHKDAPPMGGDYPFLLTGGHPRVSIHSVHLSNSFLSRLHRGQPVVHMNDQDAHRLGIKDGEEVELFNDLGDSRLMARLSGAVQPGQLIVYFWETYQYKNWKPYDSLLVGLPKPLHLAGGYTQFRYYLMNGGPQPATDRGVRAGMRKVA, translated from the coding sequence ATGCGGAGACGGGAATTTCTGGCCGGCAGCGGGGCCGGCATGCTGGCCCTGTCCCTGCCTTCACTGGCGCCCGGCGCCCAACAGATGGAGCGTTTGCTTGAAAACGCGTTCAAGCCAGGTGCCGCCCCCACCTATGCGGTCTGGGAAGACCTCTACCGCATGAACTGGACCTGGGACCGCACGGCGTTTGGCTCCCACCTCAATATCTGCTGGCCGGTCGGCTCCTGCCTGTTCCACGTCTATGTGCGCAACGGCATCGTCTGGCGCGAAGAGCAGGCGGCCCGCACGAAGGCTTGCAACCCCGACTACCCCGACTACAACCCGATGGGCTGCCAGAAGGGCGCGGCCTTCAACAACAACCTCTACGGCGACGAGCGCGTGCTGTATCCGCTCAAGCGAGCTGGCGAGCGGGGCGAGGGCAAGTGGCAGCGCATCGGCTGGGACCAGGCGCTCGAAGAAATCGCCGACGCCATTCTCGATGCCCATCAAACGGATGGGACGGACGGCTTCGTGCTGGATGCGCCCCACCACCACTGCGGCTCGATCGGCTGGGCCGGCTCGATGCGCCTGAACTACCTGCTCGACGGCGTGCAGCCCGACGTCAACATCGACATCGGCGACGTGTACATGGGTGCGCTGCAGACCTTCGGCAAGATGCAGGCCGGCTACTCGGCCGACAACCTGATGGACGCCCAGCTCATCTTCATGATGTGCAGCAACTGGTCGTACACCTATCCCTCGGGCTATCACTTCCTGACGGAGGCGCGCTACAAGGGCGCGGAGGTGGTGGTCATCGCGCCCGACTACAACCCCACGATGCCGGCGGCCGACATCCACGTGCCGGTCAAGGTGGGCGCCGATGCCGCGTTCTGGCTCGGCTGCTGCCACGTGATGATCGAAGAGGGGCTGGTGCACCGCGACTTCGTGTGCGAGCAGACCGACATGCCGCTGCTGGTGCGCGACGACACGGGCAAGTTCCTCTCGGCGCAGGAGGTGGATGGCGGACGCGCCGACCAGTTCTACCACCTCGATGCCGCCACGCAGCGCCCGCGGCCGGCCAGCCGCGCCACCCTCGCGCTCGACTACACGGCGCAGTTGGAAGGCGCGGTCGAGCTGACGCTCAAAGATGGCCGGCGCGTTGGCGTGCGCCCGGTGTTCGACCGGCTCAAGACGCAACTGGCGCGCGACTACACGCCCGAGCTGGCAGCCCGCAAGAGCGGCGTGCCCGCTTCGCTGATCAAGGAGCTGGGCCGCAAGATCGCCACCAGGCGCACCTGCACCTACATCGGCTTCACCGTGGGCAAGCACTACCACGGCGACCTGATGGAGCGTGCCCACCATCTGGCCATGGCGTTCAGCGGCAACTGGGGCAAGCCGGGCACGGGGTTCTCGATCTCGACCACGCCCGAAGAGCACATCACCTACCTGGTGGCGATGAGCAAGCCGGTCAGGCAAGGCGGCATCGAGGAGGTGGAGGAAATGGAGCAGATCGCCCTGCAGGGGCTGCTCAAGACCGATCCGCACACCAACGACGAGCTCGCCGGCCTGACCACCGCCGAGGACAGCACCAAGCTGATGGGCTTTGTCACGCCCTCGCTGTGGCTCTACAACCACGTGGGCTACAAGTCGCTCTACGACCACCCCTCGGTGGCCGACCCGATCACCAAAAAGGTCTACGGCGACTACCTCAAGGACGCGGTCGACAAGGGCTGGTGGGTCAAGGACTCGCTGCGCCCGGCCGAGGGCAAGACGCCGCGCGTGCTCATGCTCATCAACCACAACCCGCTGCGGCGCAAGCGGGCGGGCATGAAGATGTACCCGGAGCATCTCTTCCCCAAGCTGAAGATGATCTTCACGCTGGAAGCGCGCATGTCCACCTCGGCCGTGTTCTGCGACATCGTGCTGCCCTGCGCGTGGTACTACGAGAAGCACGAGATGACCAACGGCACCTCGGGCAACCCGTTCTACACCTTCGTCGACCGCGCCGTCGCTCCGCCCGGCGAGTGCAAGGAGGAGTGGACCATCATGGCGCTGCTCACGAAAAAGCTCGGCGAGCGTGCGAAGGCGCGGGGCATGGCCGAATACACCGACCAATTCGGCATGAAGCACCGTTACGACGCGCTCTACGACGACTTCACGATGAAGGGCCACCTCGTCACCAACGAAGACTGCCTGAAGGAGCAGATCCTGGTCTTCGAGCACTTCGGCGTGATGCCCAAGGGCTACACCTACGACCAGTTCCGCAAGGAAGGGCAGGTGCGCATCCACGGCCTGGGCGGCAGGCCGCTGCTGGCTGCGGCCAACGAGTTCGACCCGGCGAAGCCCTTCTACAGCTTCGCCTGGCACGTGGACAAGAAGAAGATATTCCCCACGCACACCCGCCGCGCGCAGTTCTACCTCGACCACGACTGGTACATGGAGGCGCAGGAAGCGCTGCCCGTGCACAAGGACGCGCCGCCGATGGGCGGCGACTACCCCTTCCTGCTCACTGGCGGCCACCCGCGCGTGAGCATCCACTCGGTGCACCTGTCCAACTCCTTCCTGTCGCGCCTGCACCGCGGACAGCCGGTGGTGCACATGAACGACCAGGACGCCCACCGGCTGGGCATCAAGGACGGCGAGGAGGTCGAGCTGTTCAACGACCTGGGCGACAGCCGCCTGATGGCGCGCCTGAGCGGCGCCGTGCAGCCGGGGCAGCTCATCGTCTATTTCTGGGAAACCTACCAGTACAAGAACTGGAAGCCCTACGACTCCCTGCTGGTCGGCCTGCCCAAGCCCCTGCACCTGGCCGGCGGCTACACGCAGTTCCGCTATTACCTGATGAACGGCGGCCCCCAGCCGGCCACCGACCGCGGTGTGCGCGCCGGCATGCGCAAGGTGGCCTGA
- a CDS encoding 4Fe-4S dicluster domain-containing protein, with translation MTYKAGGSKNELRHAKRQLVTVLDLNKCIGCQTCTVACKNIWTKRPGTEHMRWANVTTYPGEGYPRNYEKKGGGFRDGKPQRGVIPIYTETGDNFQFNQKEVMFEGKGQRAHMQPRRYLDGKAPDWGYNWDEDQGGGEWPNAFFFYLARMCNHCTKPACLEACPTQAIYKREQDGIVLVDQTKCKGHRHCVEACPYKAIYFNPVSQTSEKCIMCFPRVEQGIAPACNRQCPGRVRCFGYIDDETAFVHKLVHKWKVALPLHPEYGTEPNVFYVPPMGSRAFGGDGEITDKSRIPDEKLMELFGPRVLDALAVLRSEREKQHRGEGSELMDILISNNWKDRFGGFDKDPLTQASAGEW, from the coding sequence ATGACCTATAAAGCCGGCGGCAGCAAGAACGAGCTGCGCCACGCCAAGCGGCAGCTCGTCACCGTACTGGACCTCAACAAGTGCATCGGCTGCCAGACCTGCACTGTGGCGTGCAAGAACATCTGGACCAAGCGCCCGGGCACCGAGCACATGCGCTGGGCCAACGTGACCACCTACCCGGGCGAGGGCTACCCGCGCAACTACGAGAAGAAGGGCGGCGGCTTCAGGGACGGCAAGCCGCAGCGCGGCGTGATCCCGATCTACACGGAGACGGGCGACAACTTCCAGTTCAACCAGAAGGAAGTGATGTTCGAGGGCAAGGGCCAGCGCGCCCACATGCAGCCCAGGCGCTACCTGGACGGCAAGGCCCCCGACTGGGGTTACAACTGGGACGAAGACCAGGGCGGCGGCGAATGGCCCAATGCCTTCTTCTTCTACCTGGCGCGCATGTGCAACCACTGCACCAAGCCGGCCTGCCTGGAGGCATGCCCGACCCAGGCCATCTACAAGCGCGAGCAGGACGGCATCGTGCTGGTCGACCAGACCAAGTGCAAGGGCCACCGCCATTGCGTCGAGGCCTGCCCGTACAAAGCGATCTACTTCAACCCGGTGTCGCAGACCAGCGAGAAATGCATCATGTGCTTTCCTCGCGTCGAGCAGGGCATCGCCCCCGCATGCAACCGCCAGTGCCCGGGCCGCGTGCGCTGCTTCGGCTACATCGACGATGAGACGGCCTTCGTCCACAAGCTCGTGCACAAGTGGAAGGTGGCGCTGCCGCTGCACCCGGAGTACGGCACCGAGCCCAACGTGTTCTACGTGCCGCCCATGGGCTCGCGCGCCTTCGGCGGCGATGGCGAGATCACCGACAAGAGCCGCATTCCCGACGAGAAGCTGATGGAGCTGTTCGGCCCGCGCGTGCTCGACGCCCTGGCCGTGCTGCGCAGCGAACGCGAGAAGCAGCACCGCGGCGAGGGCTCCGAGCTGATGGACATCCTGATCAGCAACAACTGGAAGGACCGCTTCGGCGGCTTCGACAAGGACCCGCTCACGCAGGCGTCCGCAGGGGAGTGGTGA
- a CDS encoding ethylbenzene dehydrogenase, with protein sequence MQALRTSASDAALLDPASSAWSGARWTSFDMMPAPLAMVEPASAFLALSADHGAVSKLDAAFLHNGSAFAVALRWASARHDRIKDLDQFADGVAVMFPLARTSIAMTMGSPGAPVNAWLWRADKPVPYGVIAEGFAATRRLPADEAGDLAVSARHDGSRWTVILRRALQGPAGHARLVAGQSTRVAFAAWDGGNRERSGRKAFSGDFIDLDIAR encoded by the coding sequence ATGCAGGCCCTCAGAACTTCCGCCAGCGACGCCGCCTTGCTCGACCCCGCATCGTCGGCATGGTCGGGCGCGCGCTGGACGTCTTTTGACATGATGCCGGCGCCGCTGGCGATGGTGGAGCCGGCCTCGGCCTTCCTGGCGCTGAGCGCCGACCACGGCGCCGTGAGCAAGCTCGATGCGGCCTTCCTGCACAACGGCTCGGCCTTTGCCGTGGCCCTGCGCTGGGCATCCGCGCGCCACGACCGGATCAAGGACCTCGACCAGTTCGCCGACGGCGTGGCGGTGATGTTCCCGCTGGCGCGCACCTCCATCGCGATGACGATGGGCAGCCCGGGTGCGCCGGTCAACGCCTGGCTGTGGCGTGCCGACAAGCCGGTGCCCTATGGCGTGATCGCCGAGGGCTTTGCCGCAACGCGGCGGCTGCCGGCCGACGAAGCGGGCGACCTGGCGGTGAGCGCCCGCCACGACGGCAGCCGCTGGACCGTGATCCTGCGCCGCGCGCTGCAGGGGCCGGCAGGCCACGCCCGGCTCGTGGCGGGGCAGAGCACCAGGGTGGCCTTCGCCGCGTGGGACGGCGGCAACCGGGAGCGCTCGGGGCGCAAGGCGTTCTCGGGCGACTTCATCGACCTCGACATCGCCCGCTGA
- a CDS encoding molecular chaperone TorD family protein has product MNAPTDATIAPAVHVPVSERTRAVAARSQVYQLFGQLFIYPRAAGQQQFVHAGALEQLRRVRALLPYRVDAFHTLQAPPPDPDLPVTYTRLFDNCTGRSLMSLNEKDHLGEPAQSIWEDLIRFYEHFGIRYELGVNKEWPDWIGIELEFMHYLAALEVAATSEADARNFIAAQADFIDRHLARWVPRLCEALQKKAANTAYGAWAEALGAFVQAEQQFNRQRRPLAQAA; this is encoded by the coding sequence ATGAACGCACCCACCGACGCAACCATCGCCCCGGCCGTCCACGTGCCGGTCTCCGAGCGCACCCGGGCCGTTGCCGCGCGCTCGCAGGTCTACCAGCTTTTCGGCCAGTTGTTCATCTACCCTCGCGCGGCCGGGCAGCAGCAGTTCGTGCATGCCGGCGCGCTGGAGCAACTGCGCCGTGTGCGCGCGCTGCTGCCCTACCGCGTGGATGCGTTCCACACGCTGCAGGCGCCGCCGCCCGACCCCGATCTGCCGGTGACCTACACGCGCCTGTTCGACAACTGCACGGGCCGCTCCCTGATGTCGCTCAACGAGAAAGACCACCTGGGCGAGCCGGCGCAGAGCATCTGGGAAGACCTGATCCGCTTCTACGAGCACTTCGGCATCCGCTACGAACTGGGCGTGAACAAGGAATGGCCCGACTGGATCGGCATCGAACTGGAGTTCATGCACTACCTCGCCGCGCTGGAAGTGGCGGCGACAAGCGAGGCGGACGCCCGCAACTTCATCGCCGCGCAGGCCGACTTCATCGACCGCCACCTCGCCCGCTGGGTGCCCCGGCTGTGCGAGGCCCTGCAGAAGAAGGCGGCAAACACCGCTTATGGCGCCTGGGCCGAGGCGCTGGGGGCGTTCGTACAGGCCGAACAGCAGTTCAACCGGCAACGCCGCCCGCTGGCCCAGGCGGCCTGA
- a CDS encoding acyl-CoA/acyl-ACP dehydrogenase, translating into MEKFNFTHIPLPELPLGGLETPLTDDERMIVDAVAAFAQEVMRPLGQQLDRMTPEEAAAPESPIHGFLQQLKDMGIGPEGLVTMAPEQMARMLPMIQGILGWGDAGLAILAGSTGFAGFAAHQTGNAELIERFGSAPGCWVGTQPDRGSDCSDIEGKEILPGRRHGKPNLTARVTADEVILNGQSSAWVSGAPIAQCALAYVPADYGDGLYDANGLMRGVALFISFDEKGVKKGRPLDKMGQRSLPQGEVFFDEVRVPRRYVLADEGAFNGSFFGAFTLANMEMACVFSGLARAAYEEALAYVHQRRQGGAVLIEHQSVRARLYKIWEKVELCRAITQRACNFNVLGQPHVLASITAKVSVTEHALAAVSEALQLFGGNGLTREYPLEKMYRDARAATIEDGENHVLGLVAAGHLSKWYRQHHE; encoded by the coding sequence ATGGAAAAATTCAACTTCACGCACATTCCCCTGCCCGAGCTGCCGCTGGGCGGGCTGGAAACCCCGCTTACCGACGACGAACGCATGATCGTCGATGCCGTCGCCGCGTTTGCCCAGGAGGTGATGCGCCCGCTGGGCCAGCAGCTCGACCGCATGACGCCCGAGGAGGCCGCCGCGCCCGAATCGCCCATCCACGGCTTCCTGCAGCAGCTCAAGGACATGGGCATCGGCCCGGAGGGCCTGGTGACGATGGCGCCGGAGCAGATGGCGCGCATGCTGCCCATGATCCAGGGCATCCTGGGCTGGGGCGATGCGGGCCTGGCCATCCTGGCGGGCAGCACGGGCTTCGCCGGCTTCGCCGCGCACCAGACGGGCAACGCCGAGCTGATCGAGCGCTTCGGCTCGGCCCCGGGCTGCTGGGTGGGCACGCAGCCGGACCGCGGCTCGGACTGCTCCGACATCGAGGGCAAGGAGATCCTCCCCGGGCGCCGCCACGGCAAGCCCAACCTCACCGCCCGCGTGACGGCCGACGAGGTCATCCTCAACGGCCAGAGCTCGGCCTGGGTATCCGGCGCGCCGATCGCGCAATGCGCGCTGGCCTACGTGCCGGCCGACTATGGCGACGGCCTGTACGACGCCAACGGCCTCATGCGCGGCGTGGCGCTGTTCATCTCCTTCGACGAGAAGGGCGTGAAGAAGGGCCGGCCGCTGGACAAGATGGGGCAGCGTTCGCTGCCGCAGGGCGAGGTGTTCTTCGACGAGGTGCGCGTGCCGCGCCGCTACGTGCTGGCGGACGAAGGCGCGTTCAACGGCAGCTTCTTCGGCGCCTTCACCCTGGCCAACATGGAAATGGCCTGCGTGTTCTCCGGGCTGGCGCGGGCCGCCTACGAGGAGGCGCTGGCCTACGTGCACCAGCGCCGCCAGGGCGGGGCGGTGCTGATCGAGCACCAGTCGGTGCGCGCGCGCCTCTACAAGATCTGGGAGAAGGTCGAGCTCTGCCGCGCCATCACCCAGCGCGCGTGCAACTTCAACGTGCTGGGCCAGCCGCACGTGCTGGCCTCCATCACGGCCAAGGTCTCGGTCACCGAGCACGCGCTGGCCGCCGTCAGCGAAGCGCTGCAACTGTTCGGCGGCAACGGGCTGACGCGCGAATACCCGCTCGAAAAGATGTACCGCGACGCCCGCGCCGCCACCATCGAAGACGGAGAGAACCATGTGCTGGGCCTGGTGGCAGCCGGGCACCTGAGCAAGTGGTATCGCCAGCACCATGAATGA
- a CDS encoding SDR family NAD(P)-dependent oxidoreductase, which produces MNTTSNTEGRRVLPDLRGLVAVVTGGGSGIGLALALRAAREGMKIAIADIEAGAVERAVERVKQAGARQVIGVITDVSRLESVRQLSQTVHAQLGAPWLVVNNAGVAKAGLSWVLQDKDWDWMLGVNLGGVVHGITTFLPGLVERDAGYIVNTASAAGLMGVPGGAPYVASKHAVVGLSESIYRELQAVKAGVGISVLCPATVDTRIAYADRNQPGVEHYEAPTEGLPPIPFEEPLHVLSPEAVANQVFGAIAQRRFWVLPHAGLISPAVRARADQITSQRNPDTFSIDQDSARIHSMATGVDFIE; this is translated from the coding sequence ATGAACACGACTTCAAATACAGAGGGCCGGCGCGTGCTGCCTGATCTCCGTGGCCTGGTTGCCGTCGTCACGGGCGGGGGCAGCGGCATTGGCCTGGCACTTGCGCTGCGCGCTGCCCGCGAAGGCATGAAGATTGCCATCGCCGATATCGAAGCTGGAGCCGTCGAGCGCGCGGTCGAGCGCGTGAAGCAAGCGGGCGCGCGGCAGGTCATCGGCGTGATCACCGACGTATCCCGGCTGGAGTCCGTGCGGCAGCTGTCGCAGACGGTGCATGCGCAACTGGGCGCCCCCTGGCTGGTCGTCAACAACGCGGGCGTGGCGAAGGCGGGGCTGTCCTGGGTGCTCCAGGACAAGGACTGGGACTGGATGCTCGGTGTCAACCTGGGCGGCGTCGTCCATGGCATCACGACCTTCCTGCCGGGCTTGGTCGAACGCGATGCTGGCTACATCGTCAACACGGCGTCGGCCGCTGGTTTGATGGGGGTGCCCGGTGGCGCGCCCTATGTGGCATCCAAGCACGCCGTGGTGGGGCTGTCCGAGTCGATCTACCGGGAACTGCAGGCCGTGAAGGCTGGCGTGGGCATCTCCGTGCTCTGTCCGGCCACCGTGGACACCCGCATTGCGTATGCCGACCGGAACCAGCCGGGCGTCGAGCACTACGAGGCGCCCACGGAGGGCCTGCCGCCCATTCCTTTCGAGGAGCCCTTGCATGTCCTGTCCCCGGAAGCCGTGGCCAATCAGGTATTTGGCGCCATCGCGCAGCGCCGGTTCTGGGTGCTCCCCCACGCCGGGCTGATCAGCCCGGCCGTTCGGGCGCGCGCGGACCAGATCACGAGCCAGCGAAATCCTGACACCTTCAGCATCGATCAGGACTCCGCACGCATCCACAGCATGGCGACCGGCGTGGATTTCATTGAATGA
- a CDS encoding acetoacetate decarboxylase family protein, which yields MFSNIAKGLRALRRYGVLQKGPWWTNARMVFADVPLEYEVVKEWVPFPLTIPKQPVATVFMAHYPHCAFGVPYLEVGVMVQVKLFGIFPMLHCPWMLVDDDLHLINGRELLGYPKKMAQMEFEEKDGRFVGSATRRGQEVFRIEGTIGKPLTNPRPGAGQWWINMRHMLTFFPGHLVAFRPQETVHHANEMPDIKVTFSPSEFDPIGHVTGPARHGSIRTCDFTGNITLPPLRVWPVGPFFQSKLLPLRTR from the coding sequence ATGTTTTCAAACATTGCCAAAGGCCTGCGCGCATTGCGTCGCTATGGCGTACTGCAAAAAGGTCCGTGGTGGACCAACGCGCGCATGGTGTTCGCCGATGTGCCCCTCGAATACGAAGTGGTCAAGGAGTGGGTGCCTTTTCCGCTGACCATCCCCAAGCAGCCGGTGGCCACCGTGTTCATGGCGCACTATCCGCATTGCGCGTTCGGAGTGCCCTATCTCGAAGTCGGGGTGATGGTCCAGGTCAAGCTGTTCGGCATCTTCCCGATGCTGCATTGCCCCTGGATGCTCGTCGACGACGATCTGCACCTCATCAATGGCCGCGAGCTGCTGGGATACCCCAAAAAGATGGCCCAGATGGAGTTTGAGGAAAAGGATGGGCGCTTTGTCGGCTCGGCCACCCGGCGCGGGCAGGAAGTCTTCCGCATCGAGGGCACGATCGGCAAGCCCCTGACCAACCCACGGCCTGGAGCAGGGCAGTGGTGGATCAACATGCGCCACATGCTCACCTTCTTCCCGGGCCACCTGGTGGCGTTCCGTCCTCAGGAAACAGTGCATCACGCCAACGAGATGCCCGACATCAAGGTCACGTTCTCGCCTTCGGAGTTCGACCCCATCGGCCACGTCACGGGGCCGGCACGGCACGGGTCGATCCGCACCTGCGACTTTACCGGCAACATCACCCTGCCTCCTTTGCGCGTCTGGCCCGTGGGCCCGTTCTTTCAATCCAAGCTGCTCCCGCTGCGTACGCGCTGA
- a CDS encoding SCP2 sterol-binding domain-containing protein translates to MSVNDIINRFPAAVRGSAAANVKKTWQYNITRPCYVVLDHGKCEVHEGATDQFDVRFTISDDNLVALFKGELSGMAAFMSGKLKVEGDRMFAQRIPSLFNTDILLGRA, encoded by the coding sequence ATGAGCGTCAACGACATCATCAATCGCTTTCCCGCAGCCGTGCGGGGTAGCGCTGCAGCCAACGTCAAAAAGACCTGGCAATACAACATCACCCGCCCGTGCTACGTGGTGCTCGATCACGGCAAGTGCGAAGTTCACGAAGGTGCGACCGACCAGTTCGATGTCCGTTTCACCATCTCGGACGACAACCTCGTCGCCCTGTTCAAGGGAGAGCTGTCGGGCATGGCCGCCTTCATGTCCGGCAAGCTCAAGGTAGAAGGGGACCGCATGTTCGCGCAGCGCATTCCCTCCTTGTTCAACACCGACATCCTGCTTGGGCGCGCTTGA